A genomic region of Anas acuta chromosome 1, bAnaAcu1.1, whole genome shotgun sequence contains the following coding sequences:
- the SYCE3 gene encoding synaptonemal complex central element protein 3, which translates to MARSEPQDRNYDNVVKMVEDLNRDLEKLVEEMEKMTVQATWMAYDMVVMRTNPDLTNSMRRLEDAFLNCKKEMEKKWQEVLSESKGEEQKKE; encoded by the exons ATGGCCAGATCAGAACCTCAGGACAGGAATTACGATAATGTGGTAAAGATGGTAGAGGACCTGAACAGAGACTTAGAGAAGCTTGtggaggaaatggaaaaaatgacag TGCAGGCAACCTGGATGGCATATGACATGGTAGTAATGCGTACCAACCCAGACCTGACCAATTCCATGAGGCGTCTGGAAGATGCCTTCCTGAATTGCaaaaaagagatggagaaaaaatggCAAGAAGTGCTAAGTGAATCTAAAGGTGAAGagcaaaaaaaggaataa